ACGCATCTTTATCAAAATAGCTTCTTCACTATATTTCAATGCATTTTCAATTAATATATAGGGAATTTGTTTGATTTGATCGATATTTCCAAAGGTTGTATAGTTGCCTGCTTCTGCATCAAAATGGATTTTCCGATCGGGATATGCTTTTTGGAATGTCTGGATAACCTGTTCTATGATCTCCCGTATATTTACTTCTTGTTGCTGGCTCTCATTTTTATGCTTTGCTAATAATAGCATCTGTCCTACAAGCTTTTGCATACGATCAGCCTCTGAATCGATTGCGCTTACTGATTCATCTAATAATTCCGGACGCTTCTTCCCTTGACGCTCAATAAGCTGAGCGTAACTTTTTATAATTTGAATCGGCGTTTTTAGTTCATGGGATGCATTGGACACAAAGGCTTCCTGCTTCTCAAAGTTTTCTTTTAAGGAATCAATCATTTCATTAAATGTGGTTTCCATTTCATAAATCTCGTCTTTGGAACGTTTTTTTACGTCACTTTTTTCCCAATTCTCATCTTTGAAACGACTTTCTATATCAATCTTCTGCCAATTTTTATTATGGATGTTCCGCCGCATCGTATCTTTTAACTTTTGAATGGGGGTTAACAGGAAACGACTCAGGACAATACTTGCTATAACCGTTGGAATCAATAGCACAGCACTGGAGAAGAGAAGAACGTATGTTAATGATCCTATTGTTTCATCAAAATAAACCAATTCATTCGCTATCTGAACAGTAACAATATCGCCATTTTCCCAGATGATTGGCTTTTCAATCATAGCAAAATTATTCCCTGCTTTATCCTGAACAATATCGCTTGTCTCTGATGTTGTATAGTTTACTCTTAAATCCGTATAACGTTGTGATTTTGTTTGTACAGGCATCACATCATTTTCTGATTCATTTATCATTCGTATGATTCCGTTCGCTGGTAGGTAAGCTTTTAATAAATCACCCATTTCCTCTTCCGATAAGGAGTTATTTTCAGCAACGGCTTCTACTAATGCGTCTGCCTGTACGTGGAGCTGGTCAATCTCCCCATTGGAAGCAGCCCGGTAAAACAAAAAGTAAATCGCCGTATGTGAAATAGCAATCACTAAAAACATAAAGACAGATGAAAATAAAATAATTTTTTTACGTAATGTCATTGGCTTGCTTCCTTAATGGAGTAGCCTACTCCGCGTACCGTTTGAATATATGCTTTATCATATCCTTTATCTACCTTTTGGCGCAGGTAGCGGATATAGACATCCACTACATTTGTTTCCCCAATATAGTCAAAACCCCAGACTTTTTCAATTAACTGTTCGCGCGTGAGTACCCTATTTTTATTTTCTAATAAACAAACTAATAAATCGTATTCCCGCGGGGTCAGTTCAATTGGTTCATCTGAACGAGTAACTTCATACGCCGCCGTATCTACTTGTAAATCCCCCACCTGCAATGTCTCCTTATTGGAGGTAACCTGCACGGTTTTACGTAAATTTGCACGAATCCGGGCCAGCAGTTCTTCAATTTGAAACGGTTTTGTAATATAATCATTTGCCCCAAGATCAAGACCATTTACTTTATCATATACTTCATCACGCGCAGTCAACAAAATTACCGGAGTATTATTTTCCTGCCTGCGTATTCTTCTTAACACTTCTAAACCGCTTAATTCAGGTATCATAATATCTAATAAAATAAGTGCCCATGTTTCTGCTTCTATATATTCCAACGCTTGTTTGCCATCTGCTGCTACCGTTGTTTCATAGCCTTCATAATCTAATTCCAACTGCAAAACACGGCTGATTTTCTGTTCATCCTCTACAATTAATATCCGTTCTCCCATTAGCCTACTCCTTTCATTAAAAATGATGGTACAAAAAAACTGTCCCCAAATAGCTGCATGAACAATAACGTTCGTTAACCGTTCTACTTCATAAATTAAAACTACCTTTTCATAGGAGTTTTACGGATAACTTATCTAAAGAAAACGGATTTTCGTTCAATCGCTTTGGAGACAGTTTATCTCATGCATGGATAAAAATCACATGCACAACTGCTTAGCCTAAATGCTGTTTTAAGAAATCTGTAACAGATTCCGGTGTTTTCGTATCGGCACTATGCTGATGTGCAATTTTTTCTCCATTTTGAAATAGAAGAATGCTTGGTATACCCATCACTTCATATTTTTCAGCTAATCCGGATACTTCATCACTATTTACTTCATACCAGTCATAGCTTTCAAATTCTTCCATAACTTCACCAATAAACATATCCATCCGCTTACAATCCGGACACCAGTCCGCGAAGAATTTTATGATAACAGGTTTTTCACTTTGAATGATTTCTTGAAA
The nucleotide sequence above comes from Oceanobacillus timonensis. Encoded proteins:
- a CDS encoding sensor histidine kinase translates to MTLRKKIILFSSVFMFLVIAISHTAIYFLFYRAASNGEIDQLHVQADALVEAVAENNSLSEEEMGDLLKAYLPANGIIRMINESENDVMPVQTKSQRYTDLRVNYTTSETSDIVQDKAGNNFAMIEKPIIWENGDIVTVQIANELVYFDETIGSLTYVLLFSSAVLLIPTVIASIVLSRFLLTPIQKLKDTMRRNIHNKNWQKIDIESRFKDENWEKSDVKKRSKDEIYEMETTFNEMIDSLKENFEKQEAFVSNASHELKTPIQIIKSYAQLIERQGKKRPELLDESVSAIDSEADRMQKLVGQMLLLAKHKNESQQQEVNIREIIEQVIQTFQKAYPDRKIHFDAEAGNYTTFGNIDQIKQIPYILIENALKYSEEAILIKMRIDTEKIQIQFKDDGEGIAPEEQEKIFDRFYRVDRARNRETGGTGLGLAIAKEIIEIHGGEITVESEVGQGSTFIWTLVK
- a CDS encoding response regulator transcription factor; the protein is MGERILIVEDEQKISRVLQLELDYEGYETTVAADGKQALEYIEAETWALILLDIMIPELSGLEVLRRIRRQENNTPVILLTARDEVYDKVNGLDLGANDYITKPFQIEELLARIRANLRKTVQVTSNKETLQVGDLQVDTAAYEVTRSDEPIELTPREYDLLVCLLENKNRVLTREQLIEKVWGFDYIGETNVVDVYIRYLRQKVDKGYDKAYIQTVRGVGYSIKEASQ
- a CDS encoding thioredoxin family protein, with protein sequence MQAIQTEAAFQEIIQSEKPVIIKFFADWCPDCKRMDMFIGEVMEEFESYDWYEVNSDEVSGLAEKYEVMGIPSILLFQNGEKIAHQHSADTKTPESVTDFLKQHLG